The following proteins come from a genomic window of Pichia kudriavzevii chromosome 1, complete sequence:
- a CDS encoding uncharacterized protein (PKUD0A04520; similar to Saccharomyces cerevisiae YPR194C (OPT2)), giving the protein MIEVTEKKVGDVNEKQFYTESVETTVLDTSYKQRLYEKLGHEDIVGDETIEDVEFLFEKIQETTIPDALDILEHVLEDHYQDPNYPAEDFEKIQELVAAHSNPDTYDDKDLFDPETVYQIKLHAVLNEYFSPYPEVRAVTSPIDDPDAPVETIRSYLVSFIWVIIGSGVNEFFSHRMPSISLTSSVIQMFIYPTGKAFSYIFPDVGFTLFGTRHSLNPGPWGFKEQMFATIVFNVCSAGVYISYNIIVQKMDVFYGQKWVSAGFQILLALGTQTLGFGFAGILRKLVIYPTRNVWPSILPTIAFNRALLKPEAKENINGWTISRYTFLIITIAASFCYFWLPNYLFQAMSTFNWMTWIKPSNFNLAVITGSVSGLGLNPLPTFDWNIISMNSPLIIPWFSQANQFIGTMIAFFCIVGVYYTNYKWTGFLTINSNSIFDNTGESYQVQKVMSNGKLDLAKYAQYGPPYYTAANLVVYGAFFAIYPFGFIYTLWEDWTNVKKAMIGFFDMLKNPKSLFTESNFANYKDPHSRMMSRFKEVPDWWFYIVLIISLVLMIVCVKVYPAETPVWGIFFAIGINFVFLIPITIIASVTGFQFGLNVLVELIIGYAIPNNPNALMTLKALGYNIDGQAENFISDQKLAHYAKLPQRAVFRGQIFGTILQIIVVLCVVNWEMSNVKGFCTPHQESKFSCPGEVTFYSASVLWGAIGPKKVFNELYPILRWCFLIGFLLVFPCIAAKKYLPKLTRDFQPTLIIGGMLAYAPYNLTYYYPSFVFSYIFNYFIKRRFLSWWEKYNFILSAGLNTGTAFSAVIIFFAVQYHPKLLNWWGNTVSYAGADGQADGYQLSLLDPSSQPGGYFGIRIGNSTN; this is encoded by the coding sequence atGATTGAAGtcacagaaaaaaaagtaggTGATGTCAATGAGAAGCAGTTCTACACAGAGTCTGTAGAAACCACTGTTCTTGACACATCATACAAACAAAGGCTATATGAGAAACTAGGACACGAGGATATTGTCGGAGATgaaacaattgaagatgtcGAGTTtctgtttgaaaaaatacaagaaaCGACTATTCCAGATGCGTTGGACATTTTAGAGCATGTCCTTGAGGATCATTATCAAGATCCAAACTATCCAGcagaagattttgaaaagattcaGGAATTAGTCGCTGCTCATAGCAACCCTGATACTTATGACGATAAAGATCTATTTGACCCTGAAACCGTTTACCAAATCAAGCTTCACGCTGTTCTAAACGAATATTTTTCTCCTTATCCAGAAGTTCGTGCAGTTACATCTCCCATTGATGACCCCGATGCTCCTGTTGAAACTATCCGTTCTTACTTGGTCTCCTTTATTTGGGTCATTATTGGTTCCGGTGTCAATGAGTTTTTCAGTCACAGGATGCcttccatttctttgaCTTCCTCAGTCATTCAAATGTTTATTTACCCAACTGGTAAGGCATTCTCCTATATTTTCCCAGACGTAGGTTTTACTCTGTTTGGAACAAGGCACTCCCTCAATCCTGGCCCATGGGGGTTTAAGGAGCAAATGTTTGCTACTATTGTCTTTAATGTGTGTTCAGCTGGTGTTTATATCTCGTACAATATTATTGTCCAAAAAATGGATGTATTCTATGGCCAAAAGTGGGTTTCAGCTGGGTTCCAAATTCTATTAGCTCTTGGAACACAGACTCTTGGATTTGGCTTTGCCGGTATACTACGAAAGCTTGTTATTTACCCGACACGTAATGTCTGGCCTTCAATTCTACCAACAATTGCTTTTAACCGAGCTTTATTGAAACCAGAggcaaaggaaaacattAATGGCTGGACTATTAGTAGGTATACCTTTTTGATCATTACTATAGCTGCTTCCTTTTGTTACTTTTGGCTTCCAAATTACTTATTCCAAGCAATGTCAACTTTCAATTGGATGACTTGGATTAAACCAAGTAACTTTAATTTGGCAGTCATAACTGGAAGTGTATCTGGACTAGGATTAAATCCCCTTCCGACCTTTGATTGGAATATCATTAGCATGAACAGCCCCCTAATTATTCCATGGTTTTCTCAAGCAAATCAGTTCATTGGTACAATGATTGCATTCTTTTGTATCGTTGGTGTCTATTACACCAACTACAAATGGACTGGGTTCTTAACTATCAATAGTAATAGTATCTTTGATAATACTGGTGAGTCATATCAAGTTCAGAAAGTTATGTCAAATGGCAAGTTAGACCTTGCTAAATATGCACAATATGGCCCCCCATATTATACTGCAGCTAACTTGGTCGTTTATGGTGCATTTTTTGCTATTTACCCATTCGGTTTTATTTACACTCTTTGGGAGGATTGGACAAATGTCAAAAAAGCAATGATAGGATTCTTCGATATGCTGAAAAACCCAAAGAGCCTTTTCACCGAATCGAACTTTGCAAATTACAAGGATCCACACTCAAGAATGATGTCCAGATTTAAAGAAGTTCCTGATTGGTGGTTTTACATTGTTTTAATTATTTCACTTGTTCTGATGATTGTTTGTGTTAAAGTGTATCCTGCTGAAACACCAGTTTGGGGTATATTTTTTGCAATTGGTATTaattttgtctttttgATTCCCATTACGATCATTGCGTCAGTCACAGGTTTCCAATTTGGCTTGAACGttcttgttgaattgattATTGGTTACGCAATTCCAAACAATCCTAATGCTTTAATGACATTGAAGGCTTTAGGTTATAATATTGATGGACAAGCAGAAAACTTTATCTCAGATCAAAAGTTAGCCCATTATGCAAAACTCCCACAAAGAGCTGTTTTCCGTGGCCAAATATTTGGTACAATTCTCcaaattattgttgttttatGTGTTGTCAATTGGGAAATGTCCAACGTTAAAGGATTTTGTACTCCACATCAAGAGAGTAAGTTTTCTTGTCCGGGTGAAGTCACATTCTATTCGGCATCAGTTTTATGGGGTGCAATTGGTCCAAAGAAAGTCTTTAATGAATTATATCCTATTCTTAGATGGTGTTTCTTGATCGGCTTCCTATTGGTATTCCCATGTATTGCCGCAAAAAAGTACCTACCTAAACTCACCAGAGACTTCCAACCAACTTTGATTATTGGTGGTATGCTTGCATATGCACCGTATAACCTTACTTACTATTATCCAAGTTTTGTGTTCTCTTACATTTTTAACTACTTCATTAAAAGACGGTTTTTATCTTGGTGGGAGAAATATAACTTTATTCTATCTGCTGGTTTGAACACTGGTACAGCTTTCTCTGCTGTCATTATCTTTTTTGCTGTCCAATATCATCCAAAACTTCTTAACTGGTGGGGTAACACAGTCTCCTATGCAGGGGCTGACGGACAAGCTGATGGTTATCAACTCTCCTTGTTGGATCCATCATCTCAGCCAGGTGGTTACTTTGGTATCAGAATTGGTAATTCTACAAATTAA
- a CDS encoding uncharacterized protein (PKUD0A04540; Pfam Domains: Mito_carr(1.6e-80)) has protein sequence MQSSIDMIFDKHSKRYPDSGEKVLKYSDFKHLVSCDEFKHSDFVYLSKVASSIPLDIFSIMFMVSDPENKGYMEKEDFRKLSQQLLIPRGKDADFDTDINKLLFFVFKIYENKTFKTNGSNIYNLNHPIKKESFINFVKTYNKSDLSYLNNLIDNTDKLDFDHFSQLMNELPKIKLNQSFQSLKNGNNQIDPSQLKQIAQTIFYNKLPPLIADHLEEFASNKYGSAITYDDAFNLLKMIRDLPKLNYLTYEKISHDKNASKKIFLTSSSLYNYIQQTKSRNKHLESISNEEILLYFSWNRFSNDYLKKNPSIHADELLAILTDDLVIPNENTYHSDGLSSIFKSIHSFVLGSVAGMIGATIVYPIDMVKTRMQNQKGNSLYTSYLDCFKKIVRNEGLLGMYSGLLPQIVGVAPEKAIKLTLNDLVRAYGLKQSKNNEISPTWEIIAGSTAGFCQVIVTNPLEISKIRMQIQGEQAKFYKEQGKIFHPKSVFEIVRELGLRGLYRGAPACLLRDVPFSSIYFPSYAHIKKNIFGLDPGKPGKRSSLEAWELLVAGAVAGMPAAFLTTPCDVVKTRIQSKPQPGIQPYVGISNTFKRIVKEEGAGALFKGGIARVCRSSPQFGFTLAAYELFQKTIPLSLFYDTESQTQNRVNQQDFAKNNSDGNQVNSSPGESTTTIFESSKRFKLSSSASTADLNPTLLALTNYYQSLKDKEDKKK, from the coding sequence ATGCAGTCGTCCATTGACATGATTTTCGATAAACATTCGAAAAGGTACCCCGATAGTGGGGAAAAAGTACTGAAATACTCCGATTTCAAGCATTTAGTTTCATGTGATGAATTTAAACATAGCGATTTTGTGTATCTATCCAAGGTTGCATCCTCTATTCCGTTGGACATATTTTCGATTATGTTTATGGTATCCGATCCAGAGAACAAGGGGTACatggaaaaggaagattTCCGTAAGTTGTCCCAACAGTTGCTCATACCAAGGGGGAAGGATGCAGATTTTGACACAGATATCAACAAGCTACTGTTTTTCGTTTTTAAGATATATGAAAACAAGACATTCAAAACTAACGGTTCTAATATTTACAACTTGAACCATCCAATAAAAAAGGAATCCTTTATTAATTTTGTCAAGACTTATAATAAATCTGATTTGTCCTATCTAAACAACTTGATTGACAATACAGATAAGTTGGACTTTGACCACTTCTCCCAACTAATGAACGAGTTGcccaaaatcaaactcaaCCAGAGTTTccaatcattgaaaaatggtaaCAATCAAATCGATCCTTCTCAGTTAAAACAAATTGCCCAAACCATCTTCTATAATAAGCTTCCGCCTCTAATTGCAGACCATTTGGAAGAATTTGCCTCAAATAAGTATGGCTCGGCTATCACATATGATGATGCtttcaacttgttgaaaatgatcaGAGATTTACCCAAATTGAACTATCTCACATATGAAAAAATTTCTCATGATAAAAATGCCAGTaaaaagatatttttgacTTCAAGTTCTCTTTATAATTATATTCAGCAAACAAAATCTCGAAACAAGCATTTggaatcaatttcaaatgaagaaattttacTTTATTTTAGTTGGAAcagattttcaaatgattatttaaaaaaaaatccttcaattcaTGCAGATGAATTACTGGCCATTCTGACTGATGATTTAGTCataccaaatgaaaatacttACCATTCTGACGGACTATCTTCGATTTTCAAGTCCATCCATTCGTTTGTATTGGGTTCTGTTGCTGGTATGATTGGTGCAACTATCGTTTACCCAATAGATATGgtgaaaacaagaatgCAGAACCAAAAGGGCAATTCTCTATATACTTCTTACCTTGACTGtttcaagaaaattgtAAGAAATGAAGGTCTCTTGGGAATGTATTCTGGACTCTTACCCCAAATTGTAGGGGTTGCACCAGAGAAGGCCATCAAGCTAACCCTGAATGACTTGGTTCGGGCATATGGGTTGAAAcaatccaaaaataatgaaatatCCCCAACGTGGGAGATAATTGCAGGCTCCACTGCTGGGTTTTGTCAAGTTATTGTAACAAACCCTTTAgagatttccaaaattagGATGCAGATTCAAGGTGAACAAGCAAAATTTTATAAGGAACAGGGGAAAATCTTTCATCCAAAGtctgtttttgaaattgtccGAGAGTTAGGTTTAAGGGGTCTCTACAGAGGTGCTCCTGCTTGTCTTTTACGTGATGTgccattttcttctatttaTTTCCCATCTTATGCTCACATTAAAAAGAACATATTTGGCTTAGATCCTGGGAAACCAGGTAAACGTTCATCTCTAGAAGCATGGGAATTGTTGGTTGCGGGAGCCGTTGCAGGTATGCCTGCTGCATTTCTAACCACCCCTTGCGACGTTGTCAAAACAAGAATACAAAGTAAACCACAACCAGGTATCCAACCGTATGTTGGCATCTCCAATACCTTCAAGAGAATTGTAAAGGAAGAGGGAGCTGGTGCTCTGTTTAAAGGTGGAATTGCAAGGGTGTGCAGATCTTCACCTCAGTTTGGATTCACCTTAGCCGCTTATGAACTATTTCAGAAAACTATACCATTGAGTTTATTTTATGACACTGAAAGCCAAACACAAAATAGAGTTAATCAACAAGATTTTGCCAAAAACAATAGTGATGGCAACCAGGTAAACTCATCACCAGGCGAGTCTACAACCACTATCTTTGAGTCTTCCAAGAGGTTCAAGCTTTCATCCTCAGCATCCACTGCCGACCTTAATCCAACTCTACTCGCTCTAACAAATTACTATCAATCTTTAAAGGATAAGGAggacaagaaaaaatga
- a CDS encoding uncharacterized protein (PKUD0A04530; similar to Saccharomyces cerevisiae YOR228C; ancestral locus Anc_8.649), translated as MTDLKEVAPEPVELSASMGPSTSTPSENRHGSVLRAIGILNKVQTYSVLPFSAFSCLHILGVVITPAIFGTEAGDDMIGLGREIYHVPLVEYGILGSAAVHVISGVSLNLARKYYRYLKYGKSNIKKRQSGDDKLIVPGKEEDIEVRDADKGLGGITSVLGAGSRVSFTSRYLGLSPLAFSGYFFLALLTGHVYYERVSPIVVDGDSSFVDLSYVAYSLQKTFLKTYFGLNTLVLVGSYHMLVGMNRILRRFTLKQRKMTYKAIFVLATLGAVSLWRISQIDVLPAMAAKFHSYVP; from the coding sequence ATGACGGATTTAAAGGAAGTGGCGCCAGAACCAGTTGAGCTTTCAGCCAGTATGGGTCCATCAACTAGTACGCCGTCGGAGAACCGACATGGGAGTGTCTTAAGGGCAATTGGGATTCTCAACAAGGTCCAGACATATTCTGTCTTACCTTTTAGTGCATTTTCATGTCTGCATATATTAGGTGTCGTTATTACACCGGCAATTTTTGGGACGGAAGCAGGTGATGACATGATTGGTCTTGGCCGTGAGATATACCATGTACCTCTAGTTGAGTATGGTATACTGGGCAGTGCGGCTGTCCATGTTATCAGTGGCGTTTCGCTAAATCTGGCAAGAAAGTACTACAGGTACCTCAAATACGGTAAAAGCAACATCAAGAAACGTCAAAGCGGTGACGACAAGCTCATTGTTCCGGGTAAAGAGGAGGATATTGAAGTTAGGGACGCTGATAAGGGGTTGGGAGGTATTACTTCTGTACTTGGTGCCGGTTCCAGGGTATCTTTTACATCGAGATATTTGGGATTGAGTCCATTGGCATTCTCTGgttatttctttcttgcCCTACTAACAGGCCACGTCTACTATGAACGCGTCTCTCCAATCGTTGTTGATGGCGATAgttcttttgttgatttgagtTATGTTGCATACTCACTCCAAAagacatttttgaaaacttaCTTTGGACTCAATACCTTGGTCCTAGTAGGGAGTTACCACATGCTTGTTGGTATGAACCGTATTTTGCGGAGATTCACCCTCAAACAACGCAAAATGACCTACAAGGCCATCTTTGTCCTTGCAACACTTGGTGCTGTGTCTCTATGGCGAATATCACAGATTGACGTGCTTCCAGCAATGGCGGCCAAGTTCCATTCCTATGTGCCATGA
- a CDS encoding uncharacterized protein (PKUD0A04560; similar to Saccharomyces cerevisiae YLR299W (ECM38); ancestral locus Anc_6.96), whose translation MAMFPLRNKPYPLYVGTAVLLLVLLTTLSRHQKVPFPRVPDVPAHIPFTKSPTWNPDTNVTAYSTSGMVASDSEYCSQMGVDILKLGGNAADAAVTTCLCIGATDTMFSSGIGGGAFITAKNSTGAISIDAREMAPAGAYSDMFKGREHKSMYGGLASGIPGELMGLWTLYESHGSKNVTWQQLLEPVAEFVERGWRIDKRLAYALQIQKSAFAYFRKDWDFVFKSGTNKLLEEGDLMKRKALAKTLRYVGKKGGFAFYDAEDYIARSLAAKNQEWEGVITPDDFGKYKVVIQDASKLENFTAKNLTVYTANGASSGPALIYGLSILNEFENPDFHDYDVEETHKLIEVMKWMASARSYLGDIGVYNTNKTQMRDHEKRYAKFRDPNHIKEVKGRITQKTHPWQEYDPAYEPNDPNGTSSLSVVDSQGNAVSITTTINLLFGSCVHDPVTGVIFNDEMDDFSLPHTKNAFDLEPSVFNYIEPYKRPLSSSAQSIITDSEGNVELVIGAAGGSRITNAVFQGIIRTFLQEKNITDTIANPRFHHQLIPDVVTMESPQSDDFISSLENKGHNVRLDIPRSAMNGIRVRNGEMWGQGDWWRKFGVAVGV comes from the coding sequence ATGGCAATGTTCCCCTTAAGAAATAAACCATATCCTTTGTACGTTGGCACTGCTGTGCTTTTGCTAGTGCTCTTGACCACACTCTCACGGCATCAGAAAGTTCCATTCCCTAGAGTTCCGGATGTTCCAGCACATATACCCTTCACTAAAAGTCCTACGTGGAATCCAGATACCAATGTAACTGCATATTCCACATCAGGGATGGTAGCTTCAGATTCGGAGTATTGCTCGCAAATGGGAGTCGATATTCTGAAACTAGGTGGGAACGCCGCTGATGCAGCAGTGACAACCTGTTTGTGCATAGGCGCCACAGATACGATGTTTTCAAGTGGTATTGGTGGAGGTGCCTTTATTACAgccaaaaattcaacagGTGCTATAAGTATCGATGCTAGAGAAATGGCACCGGCAGGTGCATATTCGGATATGTTCAAAGGCCGTGAACACAAGAGCATGTATGGAGGCTTAGCGTCTGGTATTCCTGGTGAACTAATGGGATTATGGACCTTGTATGAGTCACATGGATCGAAGAACGTCACATGGCAACAGTTGTTAGAGCCTGTTGCAGAGTTTGTTGAGAGGGGTTGGCGTATAGATAAGAGGCTGGCATATGCAttacaaattcaaaaatctGCATTTGCGTATTTTCGAAAAGATTGGGACTTTGTCTTCAAATCGGGGACAAACAAGTTGCTGGAGGAGGGAGACCTTATGAAAAGAAAGGCATTGGCGAAAACGTTAAGGTATGTTGGGAAGAAAGGTGGTTTCGCTTTCTATGATGCAGAAGACTATATTGCACGTTCTTTAGCTGCAAAAAACCAAGAATGGGAAGGGGTAATTACCCCTGATGATTTTGGTAAATATAAGGTGGTTATTCAGGATGCTTCAAAACTAGAAAATTTTACAGCAAAAAATTTAACCGTATACACAGCCAATGGTGCTTCCAGTGGTCCTGCACTGATCTACGGGTTATCAATCCTGaatgagtttgaaaatcctGATTTTCATGATTACGATGTGGAGGAAACGCATAAACTAATTGAGGTGATGAAATGGATGGCTTCAGCACGTTCGTACTTAGGAGACATTGGCGTTTACAATACTAACAAAACACAAATGAGAGATCATGAGAAGAGATACGCCAAATTCAGAGATCCAAATCATATCAAAGAAGTGAAGGGCAGAATCACTCAAAAAACACATCCATGGCAAGAGTATGACCCAGCTTACGAACCGAATGATCCTAATGGGACCTCTTCCTTAAGTGTGGTTGACTCACAAGGCAATGCGGTATCGATTACAACAACCATCAACTTACTATTTGGTTCGTGTGTTCACGATCCAGTAACAGGGgtcattttcaatgacGAAATGGACGACTTTTCACTCCCGCATACGAAAAATGCCTTTGATTTAGAACCAAGTGTTTTCAACTACATCGAACCATATAAGCGTCCACTGTCTTCATCTGCACAATCCATAATCACAGACTCAGAAGGTAATGTTGAATTGGTCATTGGTGCGGCTGGTGGCTCGAGAATCACAAATGCGGTGTTCCAGGGTATCATTAGGACATTCTTACAGGAGAAAAACATTACAGATACAATTGCAAATCCAAggtttcatcatcagcTCATACCTGATGTTGTGACCATGGAATCTCCACAGTCCGATGACTTCATATCATCACTGGAAAATAAAGGGCACAATGTTCGGTTGGATATACCCAGGTCTGCGATGAATGGTATCAGGGTCCGAAACGGAGAAATGTGGGGCCAAGGAGACTGGTGGAGAAAGTTTGGTGTAGCTGTAGGTGTATAA
- a CDS encoding uncharacterized protein (PKUD0A04570) gives MVLHNDKWKRKAKWAVEKKHRAQGKGTLNKSADSDKAPHDENDENDENDENDGSDEDYEHDEDEENARFGNSWRFADPVVDESILKDPEYQAQIQAKQREEEERSRYMRELVSSKVQGKPEENLETMKQVKSFKEMRKKGLSNLKFGSDSESGSEDEDGDGESNSQLGEPIVREFTDSEKAKFLALQEKIRHQKEVDLLKAKINKVNHKGTAKVLEIHTEKGKDNYRHLVDAKLHQMTENKDDLDELVGQMLGIDLKNAKVDETPHEGTFDLDNVIGNVPSNVTRHPSRSKGTVVPVKLEEADEDFLDSLI, from the coding sequence ATGGTTTTACATAACGACAAATGGAAGAGGAAGGCCAAATGGGCCGTAGAGAAGAAACACAGGGCACAAGGAAAGGGAACACTCAATAAATCTGCGGATTCTGACAAGGCACCGcatgatgaaaatgatgaaaatgatgaaaacgaTGAAAACGATGGAAGTGATGAGGATTATGAACATGACGAAGACGAAGAAAATGCACGATTTGGGAATTCATGGAGGTTTGCTGATCCTGTAGTTGATGAGTCGATTTTGAAAGATCCGGAATACCAGGCCCAAATACAGGCAAAACAAAGAGAGGAGGAGGAGCGTTCTCGATATATGCGTGAATTGGTGTCTTCAAAAGTACAGGGGAAACCTGAGGAAAACCTGGAAACCATGAAACAAGTCAAGAGTTTCAAGGagatgagaaaaaaaggattgTCCAATTTGAAGTTTGGTTCAGATTCCGAGAGTGGaagtgaagatgaagatgggGATGGTGAGTCAAACAGTCAATTGGGAGAACCAATAGTGAGAGAATTCACAGACTCCGAAAAGGCCAAATTTCTAGCATTGCAAGAGAAAATTAGACATCAAAAGGAGGTGGACTTGCTGAAAgccaaaatcaataagGTCAACCATAAAGGGACGGCCAAAGTCTTAGAAATCCACACTGAAAAGGGTAAAGACAATTATCGCCATTTAGTTGACGCCAAATTACACCAAATGACAGAAAACAAGGATGATTTGGACGAGCTGGTTGGCCAAATGTTGGGcattgatttgaaaaatgcaaaGGTTGATGAAACCCCGCATGAAGGCACTTTTGATTTGGATAACGTGATAGGGAATGTACCCTCCAATGTGACACGGCATCCATCACGATCAAAGGGTACAGTAGTGCCAGTGaaacttgaagaagcagaCGAAGACTTTCTAGACTCACTGATCTAG
- a CDS encoding uncharacterized protein (PKUD0A04550) has product MDTLDDEQKALLWRNLLSIVSVIGGFRPSEDITKLRNENEQLRQENRLLRKQLETFTQTTPRVARTSQSEIYDEDPDLTDISPTKSEQDSQTSNVSNVSFPKRRLLEESLDFDNVKKIRVESDVDVSQIYDSQGSNQHEECVDFHSLLSNKKINLTGNPKMNRPWYREDFTTNPEYVEYISDRGVPIKMLPPHIRKYYIRQKDYIRKLAIKGFEVEDSPLKDKENCDFGGPVTPVQNPDIYYLDSSIREVCKYEINASNLDKYLKTYPNILKSDTAREWEVEDSLQTSDVCADFLLTQEVLERNAMARERSGLKGLQMLFQACLVVEGGKQVGKYVFKKEEYNTLVCSGNFVIDLGVFA; this is encoded by the coding sequence ATGGACACGCTGGATGATGAGCAAAAGGCCCTGCTGTGGCGAAATTTATTGAGCATTGTTAGTGTAATTGGAGGTTTTCGACCCTCAGAAGATATCACCAAATTGCGAAATGAGAACGAACAGTTACGACAGGAGAACCGACTTCTTCGAAAGCAACTTGAAACGTTCACTCAGACGACACCTAGAGTTGCGAGAACGTCACAAAGCGAGATATATGATGAAGACCCTGATTTGACGGATATTTCACCCACAAAGTCCGAACAAGACTCGCAAACCTCTAATGTGTCGAATGTTagttttccaaagagaAGGTTGTTAGAGGAAAgccttgattttgataacGTTAAAAAGATCAGAGTAGAATCTGATGTGGATGTATCGCAGATTTACGATTCACAAGGTAGTAATCAGCACGAAGAGTGTGTTGACTTTCACAGTCTATTGAgcaataaaaaaatcaatctaACCGGGAATCCTAAAATGAATCGGCCGTGGTATCGTGAGGATTTCACTACAAATCCCGAATACGTGGAATATATCTCTGACAGGGGAGTCCCGATAAAAATGCTTCCTCCTCATATTCGTAAGTATTATATTAGACAGAAGGACTACATCAGAAAACTTGCGATAAAGGGTTTTGAAGTGGAAGATTCCCCTCTCAAAGACAAGGAGAACTGTGACTTTGGAGGACCTGTAACTCCAGTGCAAAATCCAGATATATACTATTTAGATTCCAGCATAAGGGAAGTTTGTAAGTATGAAATCAACGCATCCAATCTTGACAAGTACTTAAAGACCTACCCAAATATCTTGAAAAGTGACACGGCTAGAGAATGGGAGGTGGAAGATAGCCTGCAAACCAGTGATGTATGTGCCGACTTTTTGTTAACACAAGAAGTTTTAGAACGAAACGCAATGGCACGTGAGCGTTCCGGATTGAAGGGACTACAGATGCTATTCCAGGCATGTCTTGTAGTTGAAGGCGGTAAACAAGTGGGCAAGTACGTTTTCAAAAAGGAGGAATACAATACCCTGGTATGTTCTGGAAATTTTGTCATAGACCTTGGTGTTTTTGCATAG